One part of the Suncus etruscus isolate mSunEtr1 chromosome 2, mSunEtr1.pri.cur, whole genome shotgun sequence genome encodes these proteins:
- the ARF6 gene encoding ADP-ribosylation factor 6, which produces MGKVLSKIFGNKEMRILMLGLDAAGKTTILYKLKLGQSVTTIPTVGFNVETVTYKNVKFNVWDVGGQDKIRPLWRHYYTGTQGLIFVVDCADRDRIDEARQELHRIINDREMRDAIILIFANKQDLPDAMKPHEIQEKLGLTRIRDRNWYVQPSCATTGDGLYEGLTWLTSNYKS; this is translated from the coding sequence ATGGGCAAGGTGCTGTCCAAGATCTTCGGCAACAAGGAGATGCGCATCCTCATGCTGGGCCTGGACGCGGCCGGCAAGACCACCATCCTGTACAAGCTGAAGCTGGGCCAGTCGGTGACCACCATCCCCACGGTGGGCTTCAACGTGGAGACGGTGACGTACAAGAACGTCAAGTTCAACGTGTGGGACGTGGGCGGCCAGGACAAGATCCGGCCGCTGTGGCGGCACTACTACACGGGCACGCAGGGACTCATCTTCGTGGTGGACTGCGCCGACCGCGACCGCATCGACGAGGCGCGCCAGGAGCTGCACCGCATCATCAACGACCGCGAGATGCGCGACGCCATCATCCTCATCTTCGCCAACAAGCAGGACCTGCCCGACGCCATGAAGCCGCACGAGATCCAGGAGAAGCTGGGCCTGACGCGCATCCGGGACCGGAACTGGTACGTGCAGCCCTCGTGCGCCACCACGGGGGACGGACTCTACGAGGGGCTCACGTGGTTGACGTCCAACTACAAGTCCTAA